In one Streptomyces sp. NBC_00597 genomic region, the following are encoded:
- a CDS encoding cupin domain-containing protein — protein sequence MIVSPAAAHARVTGPGGGSDTGSGTATGGGTGTGSVLRRCLARRGMLHSECEAVDQLVLPPHVGVEHLGRAGVDEAWFVLSGTVTVDECDSPPWTLHAGQLMLSPAGTRPHIRAGAETATLLLVATLPDERAAQLPPRTPEILHD from the coding sequence ATGATCGTCTCTCCCGCCGCGGCCCACGCCCGGGTGACCGGGCCGGGCGGCGGTTCCGACACCGGCTCCGGCACCGCCACCGGCGGGGGCACCGGCACCGGCTCCGTCCTCAGGCGCTGTCTGGCCCGGCGCGGCATGCTGCATAGCGAGTGCGAGGCCGTCGACCAGCTGGTCCTGCCGCCGCACGTCGGCGTGGAGCACCTCGGCCGAGCGGGGGTCGACGAGGCGTGGTTCGTCCTGTCCGGGACGGTCACGGTCGACGAGTGCGACTCCCCGCCCTGGACGCTGCACGCCGGCCAGCTGATGCTCAGCCCGGCCGGCACCCGCCCCCACATCAGGGCCGGCGCCGAGACGGCGACGCTGCTGCTCGTGGCGACGCTCCCCGACGAGCGCGCCGCCCAACTCCCCCCTCGTACACCGGAGATCCTCCATGACTAG
- a CDS encoding cupin domain-containing protein has translation MIVADTSQASHVHGVHGAEGLTYWKCLARRTGTAGSWEAVEWACLPPGAVSGAHRHTRTEEIYFVLSGRGEFLLDDTAHPVRPGTLALTRAGSTHALRNVGDGELAWLVVEMSTPATHAVLTRDTTPFPPGGHMPRSRVYQLDEVLRVDPSEAFDGPLSTIRILTLDEGGSRTLTSRHSEHVLFTIDGEGVADGPGARVELTPGTALTLPLGGEVRIEAAEGGLQLFHAEMDVPHARGKDR, from the coding sequence GTGATCGTCGCCGACACCTCGCAGGCCTCGCACGTCCACGGCGTGCACGGCGCGGAGGGCCTCACGTACTGGAAGTGCCTCGCACGCCGCACCGGCACGGCCGGCTCCTGGGAGGCGGTGGAGTGGGCCTGCCTGCCGCCCGGCGCCGTCAGCGGGGCCCACCGGCACACCCGTACCGAGGAGATCTACTTCGTCCTCTCCGGCCGGGGGGAGTTCCTCCTCGACGACACCGCCCACCCGGTGCGCCCCGGCACCCTGGCCCTCACCCGCGCCGGCAGCACCCACGCGCTGCGCAACGTCGGCGACGGGGAACTCGCCTGGCTGGTCGTGGAGATGTCCACGCCGGCGACGCACGCCGTCCTCACCCGGGACACCACCCCCTTCCCTCCTGGAGGACACATGCCCCGCAGCCGGGTCTACCAGCTCGACGAGGTGCTGCGCGTCGATCCTTCCGAGGCGTTCGACGGCCCCTTGTCCACCATCCGCATCCTGACCCTCGACGAGGGCGGCAGCCGGACGCTCACATCGCGGCACAGCGAGCACGTCCTGTTCACGATCGACGGCGAGGGCGTCGCCGACGGGCCGGGCGCCCGGGTCGAGCTCACCCCCGGCACCGCCCTGACCCTGCCGCTCGGCGGCGAGGTCCGGATCGAAGCCGCCGAGGGCGGACTCCAGCTCTTCCACGCCGAGATGGACGTCCCGCACGCCCGGGGGAAGGACCGATGA
- a CDS encoding sedoheptulose 7-phosphate cyclase, with protein sequence MAATMPRHTISGPSGNGLFTNGTPTRSWTVSTAKPVTYEVRFENGLLDPANPALAEAGNAAGTTGSRRLLVVEEQVQRLYGDRIAAYFAARGLDTETCVLPAHEQLKTMESAFRVVESMDGFGIARRHEPVVAIGGGVLMDIVGLAASLYRRSTPYVRVPTTLIGLVDAGVGAKTGVNYGRHKNRLGTYHPSSVALLDPMFLSTLDQRHISNGLAEILKIALVKDRTLFELLAAHSKALLSSRLQPGDDPSDRRVAEDVLCRAVHGMLEELQPNLWEHQLQRLVDYGHSFSPVIEMEALPELLHGEAVCVDMAFTTVLARRRGLVDDDEAQRVLAVMDDLGLPVWHPACTPAAMERALADTVRHRDGQQRLPLPIGIGQACFVNDLTAPEVRGALEELRERDLALRSAL encoded by the coding sequence ATGGCGGCGACCATGCCGAGGCACACCATTTCCGGCCCTTCGGGCAACGGACTTTTCACCAACGGCACACCCACGCGCTCGTGGACGGTCAGCACCGCGAAACCGGTCACGTACGAGGTGCGTTTCGAGAACGGCCTCCTCGACCCCGCCAACCCCGCCCTCGCCGAGGCCGGGAACGCCGCCGGGACCACCGGTTCGCGGCGCCTGCTGGTGGTCGAGGAACAGGTGCAGCGCCTCTACGGCGACCGCATAGCGGCCTACTTCGCGGCGCGCGGCCTGGACACCGAGACCTGCGTCCTGCCCGCCCACGAGCAGCTCAAGACCATGGAGTCGGCCTTCCGGGTCGTGGAGTCCATGGACGGCTTCGGCATCGCGCGCCGCCACGAGCCCGTCGTCGCCATCGGCGGCGGCGTCCTGATGGACATCGTTGGCCTCGCCGCCAGCCTCTACCGGCGCTCCACCCCCTACGTGCGCGTGCCGACCACGCTCATCGGCCTCGTCGACGCCGGCGTCGGCGCCAAGACGGGCGTCAACTACGGGCGCCACAAGAACCGTCTGGGCACCTACCACCCCTCCTCGGTGGCGCTCCTGGACCCGATGTTCCTGTCCACCCTCGACCAGCGCCACATCTCCAACGGGCTGGCCGAGATCCTCAAGATCGCCCTCGTCAAGGACCGGACGCTCTTCGAGCTGCTCGCCGCCCACAGCAAGGCCCTGCTCAGCAGCCGGCTCCAGCCCGGCGACGACCCCTCGGACCGCCGCGTGGCCGAGGACGTCCTGTGCCGCGCGGTGCACGGCATGCTGGAGGAGCTGCAGCCCAACCTCTGGGAGCACCAGCTCCAGCGCCTGGTCGACTACGGCCACTCCTTCTCGCCGGTGATCGAGATGGAGGCCCTGCCCGAGCTGCTGCACGGCGAGGCCGTCTGCGTGGACATGGCCTTCACCACCGTCCTCGCCCGCCGCCGCGGACTGGTCGACGACGACGAGGCCCAGCGCGTGCTCGCGGTCATGGACGACTTGGGGCTGCCCGTATGGCACCCCGCCTGCACGCCCGCGGCCATGGAGCGGGCCCTCGCCGACACCGTCCGGCACCGCGACGGACAGCAGCGGCTGCCGCTGCCGATCGGGATCGGCCAGGCCTGCTTCGTCAACGACCTCACCGCACCGGAGGTGCGCGGGGCGCTGGAGGAACTGCGCGAGCGGGACCTGGCCCTGCGGAGCGCCCTGTGA
- a CDS encoding type I polyketide synthase, which produces MPEEFRNVDSAVAVIGMGCRFPQADGIDELWQNMLDNTDSITPVPPDRFDAGRFYDPVPRTPGKTVSRHGGFLADAFGFDAAFFGIAPVEAKTMDPQQRLLLHVVWEALEDAGIVPSSLAGSRTGVFVGQATAEYGEAHATADVHGAAGSRIRGVTAGRLSYCLDLRGPSLVLDTACSSSLVAVHSARQSLLTGESDLAVVGGANLVLTPDDAIAYSQGGMLAPGGRCRFGDADGDGFVRSDGIGAVILKRLGDAVKDNDPVLGVIRGSAVTHEGQGDGLLLRPSVAGQRAMLREALRSAGIGADRLDYVEAHGTGTTVGDAVELRALIEERARHGAAAGPLRVGSVKSNIGHAEAAAGMAGLIKALLVLRHRTIPATLHVTRPNPQVAASAGAVRLVTENEPLAPAGDAALIGISSFGIGGTNAHVVLGEYVPEPRPATAPRPAPAGPELLVLSARSADSLRRTALSYAAFLRPGGKGHGTPLDAICAAAATRREAHPHRLWAVGDTHADLADRLERLARGEEPAGAGTGKAPSGPAKRTVFVFPGQGSQWAGMGRGLLAASPAFRAALEECDRAVREELGWSVRELLEAPAESFPAEVEVVQPVLWAMEIALAAAWAERGVTPDVCVGHSMGETAAAHVAGALTLADAAAVICRRSRLMRRLVGRGSMLAVELGAEQAAEAVAPYGDRVCVAAENAPTATVLSGDSAVLDAVARELDARGVLARRVKVNVASHSPLTDELRADLVDALAALDPTPVSRTMVSTVTGGPVDGSELDGPYWARNLRDKVRFTEAVGAAGSADDSVFVEVSPHPLLTHGVEETLGAAGTAVESLRRDQDEATALARSVGRLFAAGGRVDWERYHGGVPEAVALPGYPWQSIALRLAPREDAATAAAPVHVRETSLADRTDPAAWGEAISVHGFAPVPPMVYADALLGAAHELRPGAAWSLHRVRLGGTPVEASDADLVRLRLTMRPDQAGWRCTVHALHPRFAEPVLCMTADVREGGAAELRQGGDAVLDRALASCRRYVSQARFEEHLARLGFAVDAPFLAVERSWSRDGMTLSRMRRPQVATPAGWESVLLPLLAALPAARFGARHTYAAVGFDSVELAAELPERFWSLATTGAASGAPVAAGASGASVRGHVLVLGDDGRVVARIKGITLRRSALGGPTGLDRIPALAAQVRERLTGGRRRTPEQSAPAAAPDQPAYDRPVHGDPAHGDQGAVAPAGVDLPALAASVLGMDSHEVDLDRSLRDQGLDSLMASRLRQHLASRHDLRVSVSRLLGEESAGALTREFAQVGGQE; this is translated from the coding sequence ATGCCTGAGGAATTCCGAAACGTGGACTCGGCCGTCGCCGTCATCGGCATGGGATGCCGGTTCCCACAGGCGGACGGCATCGACGAGTTATGGCAGAACATGCTCGACAACACCGACTCGATCACACCGGTCCCGCCCGACCGCTTCGACGCCGGACGGTTCTACGATCCGGTCCCGCGCACGCCCGGGAAGACCGTCAGCCGCCACGGCGGATTCCTCGCCGACGCCTTCGGGTTCGACGCCGCCTTCTTCGGCATCGCACCGGTGGAGGCCAAGACGATGGACCCCCAGCAGCGGCTGCTCCTGCACGTCGTCTGGGAGGCCCTGGAAGACGCCGGCATCGTCCCCTCGTCCCTCGCGGGAAGCCGTACGGGCGTCTTCGTCGGACAGGCCACCGCCGAGTACGGGGAGGCGCACGCCACCGCCGACGTGCACGGCGCGGCCGGCAGCCGCATCCGCGGCGTGACCGCCGGACGGCTCAGCTACTGCCTGGACCTGCGCGGACCCAGCCTCGTCCTCGACACCGCCTGCTCCTCGTCCCTGGTCGCCGTGCACAGCGCCCGCCAGAGCCTGCTCACGGGCGAGAGCGACCTGGCCGTCGTCGGCGGGGCCAATCTCGTCCTGACCCCGGACGACGCCATCGCCTACTCGCAAGGGGGCATGCTGGCGCCCGGCGGCCGCTGCCGCTTCGGCGACGCCGACGGGGACGGGTTCGTCCGCAGCGACGGCATCGGCGCCGTGATCCTCAAGCGCCTCGGCGACGCCGTCAAGGACAACGACCCGGTGCTCGGCGTCATCAGAGGCAGCGCCGTCACGCACGAGGGGCAGGGGGACGGCCTGCTCCTGCGCCCCTCCGTGGCCGGCCAGCGCGCCATGCTGCGGGAGGCGTTGCGGTCCGCGGGCATCGGCGCGGACCGCCTCGACTACGTCGAGGCGCACGGCACCGGGACCACGGTGGGCGACGCCGTGGAACTGCGCGCCCTGATCGAGGAGCGGGCCCGGCACGGCGCCGCGGCCGGACCCCTGCGCGTCGGCTCCGTCAAGAGCAACATCGGGCACGCCGAGGCGGCGGCGGGCATGGCCGGCCTGATCAAGGCCCTGCTCGTCCTGCGGCACCGGACCATCCCAGCGACGCTGCACGTCACCCGGCCGAACCCGCAGGTGGCCGCGAGCGCCGGGGCGGTGCGGCTGGTGACGGAGAACGAACCGCTCGCACCCGCCGGGGACGCGGCCCTCATCGGCATCAGCTCCTTCGGCATCGGCGGCACCAACGCCCATGTCGTCCTCGGCGAGTACGTGCCCGAGCCCCGCCCGGCGACGGCGCCGCGGCCCGCGCCCGCCGGGCCCGAGCTCCTGGTGCTGTCGGCCCGCTCCGCGGACTCGCTGCGCAGGACGGCCCTGTCCTACGCCGCCTTCCTGCGGCCCGGCGGAAAGGGGCATGGCACCCCCCTCGACGCGATCTGCGCCGCGGCCGCGACCCGCAGGGAGGCGCACCCCCACCGGCTGTGGGCCGTGGGCGACACCCACGCGGACCTCGCCGACCGCCTCGAACGGCTGGCCCGCGGGGAGGAGCCCGCCGGCGCCGGCACCGGAAAGGCCCCGAGCGGCCCCGCCAAGCGCACGGTGTTCGTCTTCCCCGGGCAGGGCTCCCAGTGGGCGGGCATGGGCCGGGGCCTGCTCGCCGCCTCACCCGCCTTCCGCGCCGCCCTGGAGGAGTGCGACCGCGCCGTCCGGGAGGAACTGGGCTGGTCCGTACGGGAACTCCTCGAAGCCCCCGCCGAGTCCTTCCCCGCCGAGGTCGAGGTGGTCCAGCCCGTCCTGTGGGCCATGGAGATCGCCCTGGCGGCGGCCTGGGCCGAGCGCGGTGTGACACCCGACGTCTGCGTCGGGCACAGCATGGGCGAGACCGCCGCCGCCCACGTCGCCGGAGCCCTGACCCTGGCCGACGCGGCGGCGGTGATCTGCCGCCGGAGCCGGCTGATGCGGCGCCTGGTGGGACGCGGGTCGATGCTGGCGGTCGAACTCGGCGCCGAGCAGGCCGCGGAGGCCGTCGCGCCCTACGGCGACCGGGTGTGCGTGGCGGCGGAGAACGCGCCCACCGCCACCGTGCTCTCCGGAGACAGCGCCGTCCTGGACGCCGTCGCGCGGGAGTTGGACGCCCGCGGGGTCCTGGCCCGCCGGGTCAAGGTCAACGTCGCCTCGCACAGCCCCCTCACCGACGAGCTCCGGGCGGACCTGGTCGACGCGCTGGCGGCGCTCGATCCCACGCCCGTGTCGAGGACGATGGTCTCCACCGTCACCGGCGGGCCCGTCGACGGCTCCGAGCTCGACGGCCCGTACTGGGCGCGGAACCTGCGGGACAAGGTCCGCTTCACCGAAGCGGTCGGGGCCGCGGGGAGCGCGGACGACAGCGTCTTCGTCGAAGTGAGTCCGCATCCGCTGCTCACGCACGGCGTGGAGGAGACCCTGGGCGCCGCGGGTACCGCCGTGGAGTCGCTCCGGCGCGACCAGGACGAGGCCACCGCCCTGGCGCGCTCCGTCGGACGGCTCTTCGCGGCCGGCGGCCGGGTGGACTGGGAGCGGTACCACGGCGGCGTCCCCGAGGCCGTCGCCCTGCCCGGCTACCCCTGGCAGAGCATCGCGCTGCGGCTGGCTCCGCGCGAGGACGCCGCCACCGCTGCGGCGCCGGTCCACGTCCGCGAGACGAGCCTCGCGGACCGGACCGATCCGGCCGCCTGGGGCGAGGCCATCAGCGTGCACGGCTTCGCCCCCGTCCCCCCGATGGTCTACGCCGACGCCCTGCTCGGCGCCGCACACGAACTGCGCCCCGGCGCCGCCTGGTCGCTGCACCGGGTCCGCCTGGGCGGGACGCCGGTGGAGGCCTCCGACGCCGACCTCGTGCGCCTGAGGCTGACCATGCGCCCCGACCAGGCCGGCTGGCGGTGCACCGTCCACGCCCTGCACCCCCGGTTCGCCGAGCCCGTGCTGTGCATGACGGCCGACGTGCGCGAGGGAGGCGCCGCCGAGCTGCGGCAGGGCGGCGACGCGGTGCTGGACCGGGCCCTCGCCTCCTGCCGCCGCTACGTGTCGCAGGCCCGGTTCGAGGAGCACCTGGCGCGCCTGGGCTTCGCGGTGGACGCGCCGTTCCTGGCGGTCGAACGCTCCTGGAGCCGGGACGGCATGACCCTGAGCCGCATGCGCCGCCCGCAGGTGGCCACGCCGGCCGGCTGGGAGTCCGTACTCCTGCCGCTCCTGGCGGCGCTGCCGGCGGCACGCTTCGGGGCGCGGCACACCTACGCCGCCGTCGGCTTCGACTCCGTCGAGCTCGCGGCCGAACTGCCCGAGCGCTTCTGGAGCCTGGCGACGACCGGGGCGGCTTCGGGTGCCCCGGTCGCCGCCGGTGCCTCCGGTGCCTCGGTGCGCGGCCACGTGCTGGTGCTGGGGGACGACGGGCGGGTCGTGGCGCGGATCAAGGGGATCACCCTGCGCAGGTCCGCCCTCGGCGGGCCGACGGGCCTGGACCGGATACCCGCCCTGGCAGCGCAGGTCCGCGAGCGCCTGACCGGGGGCCGGCGGCGCACGCCGGAGCAGTCCGCCCCGGCGGCCGCGCCCGACCAGCCCGCGTACGACCGCCCCGTGCACGGCGACCCCGCGCACGGCGACCAGGGGGCGGTGGCGCCGGCGGGGGTCGACCTGCCGGCGCTCGCGGCGTCCGTGCTGGGCATGGACAGCCACGAGGTGGACCTCGACCGCTCGCTGCGGGACCAGGGGCTGGACTCCCTCATGGCCTCCCGGCTGCGCCAGCACCTGGCCTCCCGGCACGACCTGCGGGTATCGGTCAGCCGTCTGCTGGGGGAGGAGAGCGCGGGCGCTCTGACGCGGGAGTTCGCGCAGGTCGGCGGCCAGGAGTGA
- a CDS encoding TetR/AcrR family transcriptional regulator: protein MDNQPVSRRARNKQRVHDRLYSSALALITEKGYDHASVDEIAERADVARGTFFNYFQRKEDLIFAWAEQRRERIQVEVTESMPPSCPSALSQLAQCMQVLGRINDAESELTVAMLTAWVKAGRPLHEDPHLADIFAKIVEHGHATGEFSADFSAERVGHALRDLYLGALYEWARATPETRRAPLEHRLQEILALLVRGIAATPVKA from the coding sequence GTGGACAACCAACCCGTCAGCCGCCGCGCGCGCAACAAGCAGCGCGTTCACGACCGCCTCTACAGCTCCGCGCTGGCCCTGATCACGGAGAAGGGGTACGACCACGCGTCCGTCGACGAGATCGCCGAACGCGCCGACGTCGCCCGGGGGACCTTCTTCAACTACTTCCAGCGCAAGGAAGACCTGATCTTCGCCTGGGCGGAGCAGCGCAGGGAGCGGATCCAGGTCGAGGTCACCGAGTCCATGCCGCCCAGCTGCCCCAGCGCCCTGTCGCAGCTGGCGCAGTGCATGCAGGTCCTCGGCCGGATCAACGACGCCGAGAGCGAGCTGACCGTGGCCATGCTGACCGCCTGGGTCAAGGCCGGGCGCCCCCTGCACGAGGACCCGCACCTCGCCGACATCTTCGCGAAGATCGTGGAGCACGGGCACGCCACGGGTGAGTTCTCGGCCGACTTCTCCGCGGAGCGCGTGGGCCACGCCCTGCGCGACCTCTACCTCGGGGCGCTGTACGAATGGGCGCGCGCCACCCCCGAGACCCGCCGCGCCCCGCTGGAGCACCGGCTCCAGGAGATCCTCGCGCTGCTGGTCCGGGGCATCGCGGCCACCCCCGTGAAGGCGTAG
- a CDS encoding Dyp-type peroxidase: protein MVDDLKLRESDDIQGDVIAGFKKDQMALLFLKFEDAARARTWVKALEPQISTTRQVAVFNAAFSKARKASAGDDPKALKATWINVSFTYEGLLQLTGKDPLPSVKPGSGLEAFKQGSDKRALGDTGDSSPEMWLFGNGKGQVVHAVLTVASDTVQDLQATVRQQRETCAAAKIVIVFQQDAATLTGSRRGKEHFGFKDGVSEPGVIGFDEPDPVKPEYVKGHHGTRLIPPGEFVVGHDRVGGMPHETPDWADNGSFQVVRRLGQDVPGFWFQVAGQLKALKEAKVVPPEATTEWLAARLVGRWRSGTPVATCPNADRPSSALAGEDNDFGYRNDPEGFITPLFSHLRKTNPRDGLQEKPGDRPFDENPVMDRRRIIRRGAPYGAPFDPASEGPGGPDEKRGLLFVCYQSDLVQQFEFIQKAWIDSPDFPPNRTNKPGPDGMVGAAGKLSYETPGKTTQLSLSQFVFTEGSVYAFAPSLTLLPLLGDGRLTDKPPAVVRPTDAFLPIPDMQRDKGKSWYWAYGAGSDSGVCRTVSIADGDEHTDVIERPDRPLTMWPCYVGVTKVDAVLPVPDEQRINGRSRFWLFHTVEGRQVYRRIWIADGAESGLPPEQAAGTDLPDRSLSAWTSFSGIERVDAFLPVPDMQRVNGKSHYWVFHTLMGRQVYRLISVADGRMHQDALERGDRGLDLWRSLTGITRVDEFLAVPDMQRINGMSLFWVFHQDQYRIIVIRDGSGHEDQITVEDRPLTMWKSLTG, encoded by the coding sequence ATGGTGGACGATCTCAAGCTGCGTGAGAGCGACGACATCCAGGGCGATGTGATCGCCGGCTTCAAGAAGGACCAGATGGCCTTGCTGTTCCTCAAATTCGAGGACGCGGCGCGGGCGCGCACCTGGGTCAAGGCGTTGGAACCGCAGATCTCCACGACGCGGCAGGTGGCCGTCTTCAACGCCGCCTTCAGCAAGGCCAGGAAGGCCTCGGCCGGCGACGATCCGAAGGCGCTGAAGGCCACCTGGATCAACGTCAGTTTCACCTACGAGGGCCTACTGCAGCTGACCGGCAAGGACCCGCTGCCCTCCGTGAAGCCCGGCAGCGGACTTGAGGCCTTCAAGCAGGGCTCGGACAAGCGGGCGCTCGGGGACACCGGCGACAGCTCGCCGGAGATGTGGCTCTTCGGCAACGGCAAGGGCCAGGTCGTCCACGCCGTGCTCACCGTCGCCTCGGACACCGTTCAGGACCTCCAGGCGACGGTCAGACAGCAGCGCGAGACGTGTGCCGCGGCCAAGATCGTGATCGTGTTCCAGCAGGACGCCGCCACCCTGACCGGCAGCCGGAGGGGGAAGGAGCACTTCGGTTTCAAGGATGGCGTCAGCGAGCCCGGTGTCATCGGCTTCGACGAGCCGGACCCCGTCAAACCCGAGTACGTCAAGGGCCATCACGGCACCCGGCTGATCCCGCCCGGCGAGTTCGTCGTCGGGCACGACCGGGTGGGTGGCATGCCGCACGAGACGCCCGACTGGGCTGACAACGGAAGCTTCCAGGTGGTGCGCCGGCTCGGCCAGGACGTCCCCGGTTTCTGGTTCCAGGTCGCCGGGCAGCTGAAGGCGCTCAAAGAGGCCAAGGTGGTGCCGCCCGAGGCCACCACGGAGTGGCTGGCGGCCCGCCTCGTCGGCCGGTGGCGGTCCGGCACTCCCGTCGCCACGTGCCCGAATGCCGACCGGCCCTCCAGCGCGCTGGCCGGGGAGGACAACGACTTCGGCTATCGCAACGACCCCGAGGGCTTCATCACCCCGCTCTTTTCGCACCTGCGCAAGACCAACCCCCGGGACGGCCTGCAGGAGAAGCCCGGCGACCGGCCGTTCGACGAGAACCCGGTGATGGACCGCCGCCGGATCATCCGCCGCGGCGCCCCGTACGGCGCGCCCTTCGACCCCGCCTCGGAGGGCCCCGGAGGGCCGGACGAGAAGCGCGGCCTGCTGTTCGTCTGCTACCAGTCGGACCTTGTGCAGCAGTTCGAGTTCATCCAGAAGGCGTGGATCGACAGCCCGGACTTTCCACCCAACCGGACCAACAAGCCCGGCCCCGACGGAATGGTCGGCGCCGCCGGCAAGCTCAGCTACGAGACCCCCGGCAAGACCACGCAGCTGAGCCTGAGCCAGTTCGTCTTCACCGAGGGGTCCGTCTACGCCTTCGCTCCCTCGCTGACCCTGCTGCCGCTGCTCGGTGACGGCCGGCTCACCGACAAGCCGCCCGCGGTCGTCCGGCCAACCGACGCCTTCCTGCCCATCCCCGACATGCAACGGGACAAGGGCAAGAGCTGGTACTGGGCGTATGGGGCGGGCAGCGACAGCGGCGTCTGCCGGACCGTCTCCATCGCCGACGGGGACGAGCACACGGACGTCATCGAGCGCCCCGACCGGCCGCTGACCATGTGGCCGTGCTATGTCGGAGTGACGAAGGTCGACGCGGTCCTACCTGTCCCGGACGAACAGCGGATCAATGGCCGCAGCCGGTTCTGGCTGTTCCACACCGTCGAGGGCCGGCAGGTCTACCGGCGGATCTGGATCGCCGACGGCGCCGAGTCCGGGCTCCCTCCCGAGCAGGCGGCCGGGACCGACCTGCCGGACCGTTCGCTCTCCGCTTGGACCTCGTTCAGCGGCATCGAAAGGGTGGACGCCTTCCTGCCGGTGCCCGACATGCAGCGGGTGAACGGCAAGAGCCACTACTGGGTCTTCCACACCCTCATGGGTCGTCAGGTCTACCGGCTCATCTCGGTCGCCGACGGCAGGATGCACCAGGACGCCCTCGAACGCGGCGACCGAGGGCTCGACCTGTGGCGATCACTGACCGGGATCACACGGGTCGACGAATTTCTCGCGGTCCCGGACATGCAGCGGATCAACGGCATGAGTCTGTTCTGGGTGTTCCACCAGGACCAGTACCGGATCATCGTGATCCGCGACGGCAGCGGCCACGAGGACCAGATCACGGTCGAGGACCGACCCCTGACCATGTGGAAGTCCCTGACGGGCTGA